A single region of the uncultured Flavobacterium sp. genome encodes:
- a CDS encoding ABC transporter ATP-binding protein, with protein MINIEKLSKIFRTEEVETKALSEISLTINQGDFVSIMGPSGSGKSTLLNIIGLLDSASDGSYQLLGQEMIGIKEKLKSKARKENIGFIFQNFNLIDELSVFDNIELPLIYNNVPSSERKKKVQDIATKLGISHRLKHYPQQLSGGQQQRVAVARALINDPKIILADEPTGNLDSRNGNEVMELLTDLHAGGATILMVTHSDYDASFSQKTILMKDGIILSEKVNSRNVDVFAATLNN; from the coding sequence ATGATCAACATTGAAAAACTTTCGAAAATTTTTAGAACCGAGGAAGTAGAAACTAAAGCTTTGAGTGAAATTTCATTAACTATAAACCAAGGTGATTTTGTCTCGATCATGGGACCATCCGGAAGCGGAAAATCGACTTTGCTAAATATCATCGGATTATTGGACAGTGCTTCTGACGGAAGTTATCAATTATTAGGTCAGGAAATGATTGGCATCAAAGAGAAACTAAAATCAAAAGCGAGAAAAGAAAACATAGGTTTCATTTTTCAGAATTTCAACTTGATTGATGAACTTTCTGTTTTTGATAATATCGAATTACCGTTGATTTACAATAATGTTCCATCATCAGAAAGAAAGAAAAAAGTACAGGATATTGCAACTAAATTAGGTATTTCGCACCGTTTAAAACATTATCCGCAACAACTTTCAGGAGGACAACAACAGCGTGTAGCTGTTGCAAGAGCTTTAATCAATGACCCGAAAATCATTCTTGCCGATGAACCTACAGGAAATCTGGACAGCAGAAACGGAAATGAAGTAATGGAATTATTGACGGATCTTCATGCTGGCGGCGCCACAATTTTGATGGTTACGCACTCGGATTATGATGCTTCTTTTTCGCAAAAGACAATTTTAATGAAAGACGGAATTATACTTTCAGAAAAAGTAAACAGTAGAAATGTAGATGTTTTTGCAGCCACTTTAAATAATTAA